The stretch of DNA ACAAACGACTTGTGCATTTGATTCGAATTTTGGTGGAAACATTTGAATAACTACTTAGAAAATATATGCAGAAAGAAACCAGAGCAAAATTCAACATTTAGACAccttttttcattttgttgttaAATTGGACCATTCACAAAAAGAATCAACTTGGCATAGATCAtcaaattttaaggatgaaAGATTTCATTTATCTAGTCATGCTTGCAAAAAAAACATCAAAATCCAATCGCTAAAACCCTTTTTGAGAATATATTTCTAGTATTTGATTTTTGTCCACGTTTTCAAGTCTGCAGGGTGTTTTTGCCGTTTTGATCTTACAAGAGTGTTTTTGGGCATTTAAATCTTTTGGGGGTATTTTTGGTGGTTTACCCTAATCATGTTTTTTTATAGAAGCATTACTAATAAGCATATATACCTTGTGAACATTGCCATTAGCAAATAAATTAACCTTTGAATGACATTCAAGCTCCTGAATGAGTAAAGAGgctatataaaaattattcttaGGATATACACCTACCAATTTTCCGGTGCCCATTGGCAGCCATCAGTGTCCACCACATGCAAGCTGTATGCATGCCTTGATTTTTGGGACTGGTTTTCAAAGCTGTCATCCATAAACAAAAGCAGAGAAGGATGAATTATAAGGATCATATCCTCTTCAACAGCAATTCTCCTTCCATATTTCATGATATACATCATCCCAAGAGAATCGTTTTAACAAACCTTTGATGGATAAGATCACCATGGATGACAACCAATGAACCAGCTTTTACTTCAATAGGAACAAAATCCTTTTGATCATAAGATGGTGAGGGTCGATCAAATTTAACGCCATCTTCATCCCGTAAAAACCTTCTGACAAGCCCCTCTACAGCAGccaaagaacaaaaagaaaagaccaAGATCTGATAAATCAATGCAATGGATGTATGTTTAGGGAACAAATACCAAACGGAGGGAAGTATTACTCTTGTGAGATCCAGGTATTGCCCACAGGCAACCATTTAATACCGTTGCATCTTCCAGAGCCAGCCACAGCCCTGTGCATGTTTGGGGTTCGGTATAAAGAAACGAGTTATCCTGGTGTGGCACTACTTCACCCCCTATACCTGGTTGCTGCCAATTAAAATTTCATATGCCAGGTAATCATAAATACCAGAAACAAAAATAGTCAACACTAGAATATTCCTTATTTATATGTTTATATACAACCAGAAAATGTTGTTTCAACCATATGATCAGCAATTGAACCTCAGAAAGACAGATGAAAATGTACCTTAAAAATGTACATAGACTGCATGATTACTGGCCTCTTGTAACCTAAGGAGCACATCAAACTAGAAACTTTGTTGGAAGAAGAAAACTTCTTGAATGTCGGCTCAATCTCGTGAAGCGCTGCACAGAATCATAAACAGGCCCCAACCCCCCAAAAGAGGATAGTTAGATTCACAGGGAACAGAATCacttttggaattagcaatgcTACCAACAGATTTCTTGCATTCACCAGTGTACAACAGCATGTGGTCTCATCTAAAAAGAGTAATCCAAATTGAATAATCTTAGTCTTTTCACATTAACGAAAACCATGGCCTTCTACAATTGTCCTAAACAAATTAATTCAACATACAAGCCTAAAGGGCATCGTTAAAAGAGCGCTACCGGAGGGTGTGCACGCACACACATATATACAGAGAGCGCAAGAGTATTGAAGGCTCACCATGGCCCACTTTATTAAGGGAGAGTTGCTTGGGTTGCTTTAATTTTCCATCATCCCCAAATGCTTTCTCTGCCAATACACAAAACAGAGGAAATCACCAAACCATGCAATTATCAATAGACATTCTAATTTGTAGTGCACTTTTACTGTAAAAACAAGCTTCCAATCATGGATTGTCACATCATAAAAAACAACATCCACACTACTTGAAAATAATCTAATAGAATGAATTACACTGATACAGTTCATGAAAATAAACAAATGAATGGAATTATCATTTCCACAATCTTAGAAGAAACCCGCGTAAGTAAATGATTTTTGAATACCTTCGAAGAAGAAGGAAATTTTCTCTGCGCTCTCAAAGAAGTAATCATCAGTCAACTTTTGCTGTGAAATCCATAAAAACAATCAAGAGTGAAGTAAATACTACAATTAAAGAAGTAACAcacaaaaaagaaggagaaacaGAATGAAAGTAAGTTTGTTTTCTTTAGACCTGGTTCTTGGTGGAGAAAATAGAGGCGGTGGAGGAAGGGTCAAAGTCATTGACCAATTGGTCCATCCTCCGAACCATGGCATCAATGTCTTCATCAGCGGCAAAGGATTCCAACACAATATAACCTACGCAAAAACATGCTGATTGGTGTAAGCTTAGTTTGAAGACTAGGGATTTGAACTATGAAGAGAAAGGGGGTTAGGGTTTGGGGTACCTTGAGAATTGAAGGATTGGAGCTGATCTGCAGTGAGGTTCCCAACGATTCCCATTGGAATTCGGTGATTCAACTTCGATTACTGGAATTGTTCTCCGggaggattaggaattaggaaGGTAGAAGGAAAAGGAATGATAGAGGACAAAATGGTCAGATAATCATCATATATGTTATATGATATatccaaggttctgaaaaccgaaccggtCATCGAACCGTTCTAgatactggttcactggttcataggttcaaccggttcaaccgTGGTTGAACCGTAAaaaccgttttataataaaataataaataaaataaaaataagcacataaaaatataattatagtctaatctaAACttgaaaatatcattcaaattaaaagtgCTACATAAACCAAATGTTATAAtctcattcaaatacaaattcaaagttcaaaagtcaacaaacaaacaaccaaacatAACATAGCAGCATCAAAATGAACATTGAATCAATCCAACCAACCCAATAAT from Arachis duranensis cultivar V14167 chromosome 4, aradu.V14167.gnm2.J7QH, whole genome shotgun sequence encodes:
- the LOC107484164 gene encoding phytanoyl-CoA dioxygenase, which translates into the protein MGIVGNLTADQLQSFNSQGYIVLESFAADEDIDAMVRRMDQLVNDFDPSSTASIFSTKNQQKLTDDYFFESAEKISFFFEEKAFGDDGKLKQPKQLSLNKVGHALHEIEPTFKKFSSSNKVSSLMCSLGYKRPVIMQSMYIFKQPGIGGEVVPHQDNSFLYTEPQTCTGLWLALEDATVLNGCLWAIPGSHKKGLVRRFLRDEDGVKFDRPSPSYDQKDFVPIEVKAGSLVVIHGDLIHQSFENQSQKSRHAYSLHVVDTDGCQWAPENWIKRKVEPEPLYVS